TTTAAATGCCTGGCTACATACCTTTCAATGACCTTTTCCATCGGACACATGTCTGTTATGAGGTCTGTTTTTATCAGATATCTCTCATAGCCAATACGGGGCTTTATCCTAATCATGTCAGACTCGCAGCTTTTCAGGCTTCTTCCCCAACCTCAGCCATAGGCGGTAAATCAGAGAGGGAATTCAACTGGAAAAACCTTAAAAACTCTCTTGTGGTGGCGTATAATACCGGTTTTCCAGGCGAATCCGCCCTGCCGACGGCGTGGATAAGGTCTCTTTCGAGTAAAGTCTTCATGGGGCTGTCGGAGCTGACTCCTCTTATCCTTTCTATTTCAGCTTTCGTGACAGGTTGTTTATACGCGACGACAGCGAGAGTTTCCAGGGCGGACTGTGTCAACCTAGACTCTCTGGACTTGTCGAGTTTAGACACCAGATCAGCGTATTGCGGACGTGTGTATATCTGATACCCTCCGGCTACTTCAAGTATGTGAAAAGACCTTCCATTTGAGTCATAGAGTTCGTTCAGGATTTTTATGCATTCTTTAATATCCCTGATCTGAGATCCTTCCACGAGATTTTTTATCTTTTCAGCTCCTATGGGAAGGTCGGATGTCATAAGTATCGCCTCAACCTTCATTGCCAATTCAGACAGTTTTTCTCCTTCGTTTTCTTCCAAAGTCACCTCCATAAGTTGAACTTACAATTAATACCCATGGGCCAACGTGTCAATAAAAAAAACTCTTCTTCATTGGTTTTCTTCATACCAGCACAATTTCTGTGCGGAAATAATGTTTGAGAAATCCGAAAAACAAAATTTTAACTCAGATTGCAC
This portion of the candidate division WOR-3 bacterium genome encodes:
- the scpB gene encoding SMC-Scp complex subunit ScpB, translated to MEENEGEKLSELAMKVEAILMTSDLPIGAEKIKNLVEGSQIRDIKECIKILNELYDSNGRSFHILEVAGGYQIYTRPQYADLVSKLDKSRESRLTQSALETLAVVAYKQPVTKAEIERIRGVSSDSPMKTLLERDLIHAVGRADSPGKPVLYATTREFLRFFQLNSLSDLPPMAEVGEEA